One stretch of Gadus chalcogrammus isolate NIFS_2021 chromosome 14, NIFS_Gcha_1.0, whole genome shotgun sequence DNA includes these proteins:
- the taldo1 gene encoding transaldolase — translation MSSLSPDKRRKMESALNQLKKYTVVVADTGDFNAIEEYKPQDATTNPSLILAAAKMPAYQHLVDQAIKYGITKGGTEDEELTNIMDKLFVSFGLEILKKIPGRVSTEVDARLSYNKDEMVARALKLIALYKVEGIDKERILIKLSSTWEGIQAGKELEEKHGVHCNMTLLFSFAQAVACAEAKVTLISPFVGRILDWYKESTGCKSYEPHEDPGVLSVTKIYNYYKKFGYATVVMGASFRNTGEVKALAGCDLLTISPGLLEELSQDHGTIKEMLNEKNAKDCDLDKVHLDEKAFRWEHNEDRMAVEKLSDGIRKFAADAVKLECMIKEKVLNVKNGQ, via the exons ATGTCTAGTCTGTCACCGGACAAACGGCGAAAAATGGAGTCAGCTTTAAACCAACTGAAGAAATACACTGTAGTAGTGGCCGACACTGGGGATTTCAATG CAATCGAAGAGTACAAGCCCCAAGATGCGACCACCAACCCTTCCCTCATCCTGGCTGCTGCCAAGATGCCTGCCTACCAGCACCTCGTTGACCAGGCCATTAAATATGGCATCACCAAAGGCGG aACTGAAGATGAGGAGTTAACCAACATCATGGATAAACTGTTTGTCAGTTTTGGCCTTGAGATCCTCAAGAAGATCCCAGGCCGGGTCTCCACCGAGGTGGACGCACG gctcTCCTACAACAAGGATGAAATGGTAGCCAGGGCCCTGAAGCTCATTGCTCTGTATAAGGTTGAGGGAATCGACAAGGAGCGCATCCTCATCAAGCTCTCGTCCACCTGGGAGGGCATCCAGGCTGGGAA agagctggaggagaagcatGGCGTCCATTGCAACATGACCCTGCTGTTTTCCTTCGCTCAGGCTGTGGCCTGCGCAGAGGCCAAGGTCACCCTCATCTCACCCTTTGTGGGGCGCATTCTGGACTGGTACAAGGAAAGCACCGGCTGCAAAAGCTATGAGCCACACGAGGACCCAG GTGTACTGAGTGTGACCAAGATCTACAACTACTACAAGAAGTTTGGCTACGCCACTGTGGTGATGGGCGCCTCCTTCAGGAACACCGGGGAAGTCAAGGCCCTGGCTGGCTGCGACCTGCTCACCATCTCCCCCGGCTTACTGGAAGAACTCAGCCAGGACCATGGCACTATCAAAGAGATGCTCAATGAGAAGAACG CCAAGGACTGTGATCTGGACAAGGTTCACCTGGATGAGAAGGCCTTTCGCTGGGAGCACAACGAGGACCGCATGGCCGTGGAGAAGCTTTCAGACGGCATTCGCAAGTTTGCTGCCGACGCCGTTAAACTGGAGTGCATGATAAAG GAGAAAGTTCTTAATGTGAAGAACGGCCAGTAA
- the LOC130403896 gene encoding uncharacterized protein LOC130403896, translating to MLSSFTWVVLVQSLTLLQLDPAHSAPPLGAVVHVVPIETNGGKTVRAHFMVAAPNPCPDLTGVCAEGEEDCKVHPTTTPFTGTKPGPGWCIRRWQKTIPSNYSATFELGSKVTWDVFIRTEATVRANTTKLNRPPYVALPPPLRAIAGCPHRINLSLLDLDKDPVRCRFARADQGECHGCTQHSFIELNEEKCMLSFSGEASAGQYSVMLMVEDLLPQSKLSSNEDPKPLSSIPVYLSLTVEEASSSGCSAEPVATGQSPLRDTRLTILPYEQVNLTATFTSELESVVEIGVVGPPDLFMSGLITTETMSTKEVTWVCAPNTLPPILPICFSANTISSQSEPRCLWIHQRETMTLPPGTNLECSDTEMTLVLPVITLKNINMENIKLNSPTCPVSYNNTHLTAHIPLTGCGTKRVHVGSVLIYTNTLQSMHSDTMIRRLPSLILPLACHISPVKAQGQYRSIIGEEEQIFGSVSFWLNFSLPDHGPFSSIMQNATFRHLRIPTPTRYALQAVELQRPKRRLFPAAQPQVEQLDLYVMSNYRKGRAELFVENCIWSVTEDLSDPQTLLEQGCVGSSSIVELLTPDKSFKTYRLNISSIEIHGSRMFTECKVHLCMPTLPSHNCPDPCSNFKSTSIMTDWLSTTTYTIRSGAVSLALESLPSSNIPTSAGNQPAATTTPPREGMATASANAPPETKAMTAALIIPTLNIFLQVLLCHWNI from the exons ATGTTGTCAAGCTTTACTTGGGTGGTCCTGGTGCAGAGTCTGACTTTGTTACAGTTGGATCCAGCACACAGTGCCCCTCCTCTGGGTGCAGTGGTCCATGTTGTCCCTATAGAGACCAATGGAGGGAAAACG GTGAGAGCCCATTTCATGGTGGCTGCACCGAACCCGTGTCCAGACCTGACTGGAGTGTGTGCTGAGGGTGAGGAGGACTGCAAAGTACATCCTACAACTACACCTTTCACTGGCACAAAGCCCGGCCCTGGTTGGTGCATCCGCAGATGGCAGAAGACTATTCCCAGCAACTACAGTGCCACTTTTGAATTAGG GTCCAAAGTGACTTGGGATGTGTTCATTCGGACGGAGGCCACGGTACGAGCTAATACCACCAAACTCAACAGACCCCCTTATGTTGCCCTCCCACCACCTCTGAG GGCCATTGCTGGCTGCCCTCACCGCATCAATCTGTCCCTCCTCGACCTGGACAAGGACCCAGTTCGGTGCCGCTTTGCCCGTGCAGACCAGGGGGAGTGCCATGGGTGCACCCAACACTCTTTTATAGAGCTCAATGAG GAAAAATGTATGCTGTCATTTAGCGGAGAAGCATCTGCCGGCCAGTACTCTGTGATGTTAATGGTGGAGGACTTACTTCCCCAATCCAAACTGAGTTCAAATGAAGACCCCAAGCCACTCAGCTCTATCCCTGTGTACCTCTCCCTTACTG TGGAGGAAGCGTCTTCTTCTGGTTGCAGTGCAGAACCAGTTGCTACTGGCCAAAGTCCTCTGAGGGATACAAGATTGACCATTCTGCCATATGAACAAGTCAACCTGACCGCCACCTTCACCTCAGAGCTGGAGAG TGTTGTAGAGATTGGAGTAGTTGGCCCTCCTGACCTCTTCATGTCAGGCCTCATAACAACTGAGACAATGAGCACTAAAGAAGTCACATGGGTCTGTGCGCCAAACACACTGCCTCCTATCCTACCCATCTGCTTCTCTGCTAATACAATCAG TTCACAATCAGAACCTCGATGTCTATGGATACATCAAA GGGAAACGATGACTTTGCCTCCAGGAACAA ATCTGGAGTGCTCGGACACAGAGATGACCCTGGTGCTCCCAGTTATCACACTGAAGAACATCAACATGGAAAACATTAAGCTCAACAGCCCCACCTGCCCCGTCTcctataacaacacacacctgacTGCTCACATCCCACTGACCGGCTGTGGCACCAAGAGAGTG CATGTGGGTTCAGTGCTAATTTATACCAACACTCTGCAAAGCATGCACAGTGACACCATGATCCGCCGCCTGCCTTCACTCATTCTCCCGCTTGCCTGCCATATCTCACCAGTCAAGGCCCAAGGTCAATACAGGAGCATTATTGGCGAAGAGGAGCAGATCTTTGGCAGTGTCTCGTTTTGGCTTAATTTTTCCTTGCCTGACCACGGGCCATTTTCAAGTATCATGCAAAATGCCACCTTTCGCCATTTGAGAATTCCGACACCAACTAGGTATGCCTTGCAGGCGGTTGAGCTGCAAAGACCAAAGAGAAGACTTTTTCCTGCTGCCCAGCCACAGGTTGAACAGCTGGACCTGTACGTGATGTCCAACTACAGGAAGGGCAGAGCGGAGCTGTTTGTGGAAAATTGTATTTGGTCAGTGACAGAGGACCTTTCTGACCCACAAACACTTCTTGAACAGGG GTGTGTGGGTTCCAGCAGCATCGTTGAACTTCTTACTCCGGACAAATCTTTCAAGACTTACCGCCTTAATATAAGCAGCATTGAAATACATGGATCAAGA ATGTTTACGGAGTGTAAGGTGCATCTTTGCATGCCTACCTTGCCTTCTCACAATTGTCCTGACCCCTGTAGCAACTTCAAAAGTACTTCAATCATGACAGACTGGTtgtccaccaccacctacaccatcAGGTCGGGAGCTGTGAGCTTAGCACTTGAAAGCTTACCCTCCAGCAATATCCCTACTAGCGCTGGAAACCAACCTGCAGCGACTACTACCCCCCCAAGGGAAGGGATGGCAACTGCCTCTGCAAATG CTCCTCCTGAAACCAAAGCCATGACAGCAGCATTGATTATTCCAACCCTTAATATATTTCTTCAAGTTCTGCTTTGTCACTGGAATATCTGA